TCTGCTGGTGCGCTCGGTGACCCGGGTGGACAAAGCGCTACTTGAGGGTACGCCGGTGCGTTTCGTGGGGAGCTGCACCATCGGCACCGACCACCTGGATACCGTATGGCTGGAGCAGCAGGGTATTCACTGGAGCGCTGCGCCGGGGTGCAACGCGAACTCGGTGGTGGAATACGTCTTCTGTGTCTTGGCGGCACTGGATGTGGACTGGCGTGATCGCAGCTTCGGTATTGTCGGCTGTGGCAATGTGGGCGGTTCGCTGCAGCGGAAACTGCGCGCGCTGGGCGTCGCCTGCAAAATTTATGACCCCTGGCTCGCCAATAATCCCGATGCGGCAGAACTGGCAACGGTGCTGCAGCAGGATGTGATCTGCCTGCACGCGCCGCTGGTCGGGGACGGTGCACATCCGAGCCTGCACCTGCTGGATGACCAGGCGCTGGCGTCGATCAAACCCGGCGCGGTACTGATCAGTGCCGGTCGCGGCGCGGTGATTGATAACGCCGCGCTGTCCGCGCTGCTGGCGCAGGCAAGACCGTTTACCTGTGTGCTGGATGTCTGGGATAACGAACCGGACATTGACCTCGACCTGTTGTCGCGGGTGGATCTGGGCAGTCCCCACATAGCGGGCTATAGCCACGACGGCAAACTGGCCGGCACGCACATGGTGCGCGAGGCCCTGTGCCGTGCGCTTGCGCTGCCCGCAGTGCAGGTGCAGGCCGGCTCCACCGCTTCACCGCGGGTGATTGGCACCAGAGAGACCGGCTTTGC
The nucleotide sequence above comes from Microbulbifer salipaludis. Encoded proteins:
- a CDS encoding 4-phosphoerythronate dehydrogenase, whose amino-acid sequence is MQDQPMRIVADENIPGLETWFADLGTITRVPGRNMTRAQLADADILLVRSVTRVDKALLEGTPVRFVGSCTIGTDHLDTVWLEQQGIHWSAAPGCNANSVVEYVFCVLAALDVDWRDRSFGIVGCGNVGGSLQRKLRALGVACKIYDPWLANNPDAAELATVLQQDVICLHAPLVGDGAHPSLHLLDDQALASIKPGAVLISAGRGAVIDNAALSALLAQARPFTCVLDVWDNEPDIDLDLLSRVDLGSPHIAGYSHDGKLAGTHMVREALCRALALPAVQVQAGSTASPRVIGTRETGFAAIRALLLAMYDPRGDDQRLRAAAQAAQAGGPSMASAFDQLRKQYPKRLEFSHYRLEAPHLDASTREQLEILGLK